The sequence TTTTTAATGCAATAAAATTTTCAAACAATACTTTAGCTTATTCATTTATCAACGGTGAAGAAGAGAAAAGTATTAGTATTTATCCTGAAAATGCTTATGCACCAGGTTTTGGACCTGTAATAAAAAAAGGGATAGAAAAAGTAGATATTAATGCTAAAAATAAGTTAGGTGAATCTGCATTGATGCTTGCCATAGAATACGGTAATACATATATTCTAGAAGAGTTATTAAAAAATAATGTTGACTTAAATATTAAACATCATATTTTAGGTAAATATCCTCTGCATACTGCAATTTATTTTGATAATTTTGATGCAGTTAAGTTATTAGTTGAATCAAACCCTGAAATGGTTAATTTTCAAAATGATGTAGATGGATGGCATCCACTTGAAGATGCTGCATTAACTGGAAATTATGAAGTAACAAAATATCTGTTAGATCATGGTTCTAATCCTTTGCATAAAGATTTTAAAGGGAATAGTGCAA is a genomic window of Streptobacillus felis containing:
- a CDS encoding ankyrin repeat domain-containing protein — protein: MKKIYILLFLVLSSFIFCKENNIFISTQMLELEQKKENKLNEFFNAIKFSNNTLAYSFINGEEEKSISIYPENAYAPGFGPVIKKGIEKVDINAKNKLGESALMLAIEYGNTYILEELLKNNVDLNIKHHILGKYPLHTAIYFDNFDAVKLLVESNPEMVNFQNDVDGWHPLEDAALTGNYEVTKYLLDHGSNPLHKDFKGNSAIDLAANFGKGNIVKLLRDKIKEIRKNK